GGACTCGCGCCCCGAGCGCTACACCCCCCTGAACATCCTGGATGGGCGCGACACCACCGTCTGGTGCGCGCCGGCAGGGGGCAAGAGTCCGCTGTCCGTCGGTTTCAAGGGGGTGGCCACCGTGGACGAGGTGCGCCTCTACACGGGCAACGGCTCGGACCGGCAGGCCTTCAAGGCCTTCGCCCGGGTGAAGAAGCTCACCCTGCAGGGCAAGGAGAGCGCGCGCACCTTCACGGTGGAGGACAAGCGGGGCACCCAGACGGTGCCCCTGAACCCGGCCATCTCCGGCGCCTGGTTCACCCTGGAGGTGGTGGACACCTTCCCCGGCAACGAGGCGGACGCCCCGGTGTGCCTCACGGACATCGTCTTCTACTCGGAGGGCAAGCCGCTCAACGGCACCTTCCTGGCCCCGAAGCTGAAGTACGACGCGCGCACCGCGCCCCTGCTGGGCACCTGGTACGCCGGGCTGGAGGGCGCGCCCGACCGCTTCCTGTCGTTCTACGTGGATGGCACGTACCAGCTCGTCCACGAGCCCCTGGGGGGCGAGGCGCCCACCACGCTCACGGGCACGTATGCGGCCTCGGGCGCCAGGCTGACGCTGGACATCCCCAAGAAGGGGAAGACGGCCCTGACCCTGGAGCCGGGCGAGACGCCGGCCGATGGACACACGCTCACCCTGCCGGGCGAGCAGTCCGGTCCTTGGAAGGAGCCCTTCCGGACCCGGCCCTAGGAAGGGCGGCCGGGCAGGGGGGCAGAGGCTGTGGCCGGGCGGCCTAGACGGCGGTCTTCTTCTTCGCGCTGAAGGCGCGGAAGAAGGCGATGATTTCCGAGACAGCGACCTTGGCGTCGGTCGCGTCCGCGAACTCCGACTCCAGGAAGATGCCACCGCAGGACTCGCAGGTGTCGTACTGGAGCGGGTGGTGCCGGTCTCCACCGGTCACTCGCACCAGGTCCACCTGGCACTCGGGGCACTGGCCCGTGAGCGCGTCCGCGTCCAGCTTACCGCCCTGGCTCTCCAGCCCGGGGAGGTTGTTGTGGAGCAGGACCCGGTTGAGGTCCGCGACGTCGATCCACAGGCCGCCGCAATCTCCACACTTCCGCAACGTCAAGTCATCCCCTTCGAGATCGGACATCTCGACGTTGCAACCGGGGCAAATCATGGGACGGGTTACTCTCCTGAAACGGGAGCGTGCTCCCTGGTGAGAACCCGATGATAGGGCGCCCGAATTTTGGGATGCAACCGTTGCGGACCATTCTGTTGCAAACGAGCCGTCAGGCCTTCATGCGCTGGATGTCGGCCCCCAGCCCCCGGAGCTTGAGTTCCAGCCGCTCGTAGCCCCGGTCCAGGTGGTAGACGCGCTGGACGTCCGTGCGCCCCTCGGCTCGGAGGCCCGCC
This sequence is a window from Stigmatella aurantiaca. Protein-coding genes within it:
- a CDS encoding discoidin domain-containing protein — translated: MRRIPMLSPLLALALPLPALAAQPPAGYAQAADYLEKDSRPERYTPLNILDGRDTTVWCAPAGGKSPLSVGFKGVATVDEVRLYTGNGSDRQAFKAFARVKKLTLQGKESARTFTVEDKRGTQTVPLNPAISGAWFTLEVVDTFPGNEADAPVCLTDIVFYSEGKPLNGTFLAPKLKYDARTAPLLGTWYAGLEGAPDRFLSFYVDGTYQLVHEPLGGEAPTTLTGTYAASGARLTLDIPKKGKTALTLEPGETPADGHTLTLPGEQSGPWKEPFRTRP
- a CDS encoding zf-TFIIB domain-containing protein, giving the protein MICPGCNVEMSDLEGDDLTLRKCGDCGGLWIDVADLNRVLLHNNLPGLESQGGKLDADALTGQCPECQVDLVRVTGGDRHHPLQYDTCESCGGIFLESEFADATDAKVAVSEIIAFFRAFSAKKKTAV